Proteins from one Fischerella sp. PCC 9605 genomic window:
- a CDS encoding SMI1/KNR4 family protein, with protein MYWQSFLQEFSQYQLACMEDKVKATLPSQVLTSGWLGLRGATEVQITALETRLGQKLPPSYRAFLLVSNGWPGEGIYGGMNTLLMAEQVDWFINRHADWIETWGSNYNDVSIPDEIYFTYGSMQNSVHLRVEYLLKTLQISDTDGEPGRVWLLNPQVIFSDGEWEAWDFANYYPGAYRYHSFADLMKVELMFLEAQTD; from the coding sequence ATGTACTGGCAATCATTCTTACAAGAATTTAGTCAATACCAACTAGCATGCATGGAAGACAAAGTGAAAGCAACATTACCATCGCAGGTTCTTACCTCTGGCTGGTTAGGATTGCGTGGTGCAACGGAAGTACAAATCACAGCGCTGGAAACACGGCTAGGACAAAAGCTGCCTCCTTCATACCGTGCATTCCTTCTAGTCAGCAATGGTTGGCCTGGAGAGGGAATCTATGGTGGTATGAACACTTTGCTGATGGCTGAGCAGGTGGATTGGTTTATCAACCGCCATGCGGATTGGATTGAAACTTGGGGCAGCAACTACAATGATGTATCTATTCCTGATGAAATTTACTTCACATATGGCTCGATGCAGAATTCGGTTCACCTACGGGTTGAATATCTACTCAAAACCCTACAAATTAGTGATACAGACGGCGAACCGGGTCGGGTTTGGCTGCTAAATCCGCAAGTCATCTTTTCAGATGGCGAATGGGAGGCATGGGATTTTGCGAACTATTACCCAGGTGCCTATCGGTATCACTCATTTGCAGATTTGATGAAAGTGGAACTTATGTTTCTGGAAGCTCAAACGGATTAG
- the rplJ gene encoding 50S ribosomal protein L10, whose translation MGRTIEDKKAIVAELKESLSQSQLALVIDYQGLTVAEITDLRRRLRPTGTACKVTKNTLMGIAIQDDEKWQPMSELLKGSSAFLLVQEDFSAAIKAYQDFQKATKKTELRGGVMEGRLLKEPDVKALGDLPSKEQLMAQIAGAINALATKIAVGINEVPGSLARALQAYADKEKGEEVSG comes from the coding sequence ATGGGCAGAACCATAGAAGATAAAAAAGCAATTGTTGCTGAACTCAAAGAATCTTTGAGTCAGTCGCAATTAGCACTAGTGATTGACTACCAAGGGCTAACGGTTGCTGAAATCACAGATTTGCGGCGACGACTGCGTCCAACTGGTACTGCTTGTAAAGTCACAAAAAATACTCTGATGGGTATTGCCATTCAAGATGATGAAAAATGGCAACCCATGTCGGAATTGCTCAAGGGTTCTTCCGCCTTTTTGCTAGTTCAAGAGGATTTCTCGGCTGCAATTAAGGCTTACCAAGATTTCCAGAAAGCCACTAAGAAGACGGAACTTCGCGGCGGCGTAATGGAAGGTCGCCTGTTGAAAGAACCGGATGTCAAGGCGCTGGGCGATTTGCCATCCAAAGAACAACTCATGGCGCAAATTGCCGGAGCAATCAACGCCTTGGCTACCAAGATTGCCGTCGGTATCAACGAGGTTCCCGGTTCACTGGCTCGTGCTTTGCAGGCATATGCCGATAAAGAAAAAGGCGAAGAAGTTAGTGGTTAG
- the rplA gene encoding 50S ribosomal protein L1: MTKKVSRRLQALLAKVEDREYDPLDALSLLKETATAKFPEAAEAHIRLGIDPKYTDQQLRTTVVLPKGTGQTVRVAVIARGEKVTEATNAGADVVGSEELIDEIQKGRMDFDKLIATPDVMPQVAKLGKLLGPRGLMPSPKGGTVTFDLASAIAEFKAGKLEFRADRTGIVHVMFGKASFSPEDLLVNLKALQETIDRNRPSGAKGRYWRTVYVSATMGPSIKVDINALRDLKLTAA; encoded by the coding sequence ATGACAAAAAAAGTATCGCGCCGTTTGCAGGCGCTGTTAGCAAAAGTTGAAGATAGGGAGTATGATCCCCTAGATGCTTTAAGTCTTTTAAAAGAGACGGCAACAGCAAAGTTTCCTGAAGCAGCTGAAGCACATATTCGGTTAGGAATTGATCCAAAATACACTGACCAACAACTGCGAACAACGGTAGTACTGCCCAAAGGTACAGGACAAACAGTGCGGGTGGCAGTAATAGCCAGAGGGGAAAAAGTCACAGAAGCAACCAACGCAGGTGCTGATGTCGTTGGCTCAGAAGAGTTGATAGACGAAATTCAAAAAGGCAGAATGGACTTTGACAAGCTGATTGCTACACCGGATGTAATGCCGCAAGTAGCAAAGCTTGGTAAATTGCTTGGCCCTCGCGGTTTGATGCCATCACCCAAAGGTGGGACGGTGACATTTGACCTAGCAAGTGCGATCGCAGAATTCAAAGCTGGTAAATTAGAATTCCGCGCCGATCGCACCGGTATCGTCCATGTTATGTTTGGTAAGGCGTCATTTTCGCCGGAAGATTTGCTGGTCAACTTGAAGGCCTTGCAAGAAACAATTGACCGCAACCGTCCTTCGGGAGCTAAAGGTCGTTATTGGCGCACAGTGTATGTGTCAGCCACAATGGGGCCATCGATTAAAGTCGATATCAACGCCTTACGCGATCTCAAATTAACAGCAGCATAA
- the nusG gene encoding transcription termination/antitermination protein NusG, with protein sequence MTSATDEGHNLALQPEDGLDTAATSEARWYAVQVASGCEKRVKTNLEQRIQSFDVADKILQVEIPHTPAVKIRKDGSRQHTEEKVFPGYVLVKMFMDDDTWQVVRNTSHVINFVGAEQKRGSGKGRGHVKPVPLSHTEVERIFKQTSEQEPIVKIDMASGDKIVVLSGPFKDFEGEVIEVSPERSKLKALLSIFGRDTPVELEFNQVQKQS encoded by the coding sequence ATGACTTCTGCAACAGACGAAGGACACAATTTGGCTTTGCAGCCAGAAGACGGCTTAGACACAGCGGCAACATCAGAAGCTCGCTGGTATGCGGTACAAGTAGCCTCTGGCTGTGAAAAGCGTGTTAAAACAAACTTAGAACAGCGCATCCAAAGCTTTGATGTGGCTGATAAAATTCTTCAGGTGGAGATTCCGCACACGCCAGCAGTGAAAATCCGTAAGGATGGCAGTCGCCAGCACACAGAAGAAAAAGTCTTCCCTGGCTATGTGCTTGTCAAGATGTTCATGGATGATGATACTTGGCAAGTAGTGCGGAATACTTCCCACGTGATTAATTTCGTGGGAGCAGAGCAAAAACGTGGCAGCGGCAAAGGTCGCGGTCACGTCAAGCCAGTACCGCTGAGTCATACAGAAGTCGAAAGAATCTTCAAGCAGACCAGCGAACAAGAGCCAATTGTCAAAATTGACATGGCTAGTGGTGATAAGATAGTCGTGCTTTCTGGTCCGTTTAAGGACTTTGAGGGCGAGGTGATTGAAGTCAGCCCAGAACGGAGTAAGCTCAAAGCCTTGCTTTCGATTTTTGGCCGAGACACACCAGTAGAATTGGAATTTAATCAGGTTCAGAAACAGAGCTAA
- a CDS encoding CHAT domain-containing protein, protein MALIGFGKFRSILQRLLIPKRIVKVSVSNVLLFTIIFSLTIIPSTFAKQVQRHSAHIQTSQSPATAQQLLEQGEALYQAGRFAEAVTVLQAANRIYQQEHNPFGQATALTNLSLVYQQLGSWTEASKAINTSLKLLGWDEKNQKLNLNAQKPKWLEVLAQTLDIQGGLQLAVGKADVSLETAKQAEQIWKQLNNNAGVTRSRINQAQALRVAGFYRRALNILKEVSQQLQNEPDSSIKAAALRSLGNALQKLGELEPSWQTLQQSLKISQNLQLTQEIATTAFSLGNTARLLGNTKDAIFHYQKAAEIAPNPLTKIQAQINLLSLFVDDENIAAAQALIPTIQSELASLPSNQAGIYARINFARAIAKISDKQNVAQILASSVQQAKIIADKRAESYALGSLGELYEQNSQWQEAQNLTEQALSIAQEISASDIAYRWEWQLGRLLKIQGNNQAAIAAYDSAVATLESLRSDLAIANREVQLNFRDRVEPLYRQSVELLLQQQGPEKPDLDKARQRIEALQLAELDNFFREACLNNQFVVLDKVVDRNNPKTAIFYPIILDNQLEVILKLPNQPLMRKTSFVNSNEVEQAIAEMREAIVQPDAKKKFQTGSQQLYNWLIKPVETDLKNSGVTTLVFIPDGSLRNIPMAALYDGKDYFVQHYAVAISPGLQLFTPKPLKQKKLNVLAGGLSQPPQNENFAPLPKVKDELDLIQKLGITKTILLDQNFKSTTLEKKINAQPFRVIHLATHGKFSSKAKDTFILAADKRIYVREFDSLLKSREQNRTEPVELLVLSACETAAGDNRAALGLAGVAIRAGARSTLASLWQIGDDSTALFIGEFYSQLTTGRVTIAEALRLAQLKLLNASEYNRPMYWAPYVLVGNWL, encoded by the coding sequence ATGGCATTAATTGGTTTTGGTAAGTTCAGGTCAATTCTGCAAAGACTTCTGATACCAAAGCGAATAGTTAAAGTTTCGGTTTCTAATGTATTATTATTTACTATAATTTTTTCTCTTACTATTATCCCCAGCACCTTCGCCAAACAGGTACAGAGACATTCAGCACACATCCAAACTAGTCAATCACCAGCAACAGCACAGCAACTTCTGGAGCAAGGAGAAGCTCTTTATCAAGCAGGACGCTTTGCGGAAGCAGTAACTGTTTTACAAGCAGCTAACCGCATTTACCAGCAAGAGCATAACCCATTTGGGCAAGCTACAGCACTGACTAACCTCTCCTTGGTATATCAACAACTTGGCTCGTGGACAGAAGCATCCAAGGCTATTAATACTAGCTTGAAGTTACTTGGCTGGGATGAGAAAAATCAAAAGTTAAATCTCAATGCTCAAAAACCAAAATGGCTAGAAGTTTTGGCGCAAACTCTAGATATTCAGGGAGGACTGCAACTGGCAGTTGGAAAAGCAGATGTATCTTTAGAAACTGCCAAACAAGCAGAGCAAATCTGGAAGCAATTAAACAATAATGCTGGAGTAACGCGTAGCCGCATTAACCAAGCACAAGCTCTGCGGGTTGCTGGTTTTTACCGCCGAGCCTTAAATATTTTGAAAGAAGTTTCTCAACAGTTGCAAAATGAACCTGATTCATCCATAAAGGCGGCTGCTTTGCGTTCTCTTGGTAATGCTCTGCAAAAATTAGGCGAACTAGAGCCTTCGTGGCAAACTTTGCAACAAAGCTTAAAAATATCCCAAAACCTGCAACTGACTCAAGAAATTGCTACAACGGCATTTAGCCTTGGTAATACTGCTAGATTACTAGGTAACACTAAAGACGCAATTTTTCACTATCAAAAAGCTGCCGAAATCGCGCCTAACCCCCTCACGAAAATTCAAGCCCAAATCAATTTACTCAGCTTGTTTGTAGATGATGAAAACATAGCAGCTGCGCAAGCGTTAATCCCGACAATTCAATCTGAACTTGCTAGTTTGCCTAGTAATCAAGCTGGTATCTATGCACGTATTAACTTTGCTCGGGCGATCGCTAAAATTAGTGACAAACAAAATGTCGCGCAAATTTTGGCAAGCAGCGTTCAACAAGCCAAAATTATCGCCGATAAACGTGCAGAATCTTATGCACTCGGCAGTTTAGGAGAATTATACGAGCAAAACAGTCAGTGGCAAGAAGCACAAAATCTCACAGAGCAAGCATTGAGTATTGCTCAGGAAATTTCTGCTTCAGACATTGCTTATCGTTGGGAATGGCAACTAGGACGCTTGCTGAAAATCCAGGGAAATAACCAAGCAGCCATAGCCGCTTACGATAGTGCTGTAGCAACTCTTGAATCTCTTCGCAGCGATCTAGCAATAGCAAACCGAGAGGTGCAGTTAAATTTTCGCGATCGCGTTGAACCTCTTTATCGGCAGTCAGTAGAACTGCTTTTACAACAGCAAGGCCCGGAAAAGCCAGATTTAGACAAAGCACGTCAACGCATCGAAGCTTTACAACTGGCAGAACTGGATAATTTTTTTCGGGAAGCTTGTTTAAATAACCAATTTGTTGTGCTTGACAAAGTAGTAGATCGAAATAATCCGAAAACAGCCATTTTCTATCCAATTATTTTAGACAACCAGTTAGAAGTTATCCTTAAACTTCCCAACCAACCGTTAATGCGTAAAACTTCTTTTGTTAACAGTAATGAGGTAGAGCAAGCAATTGCAGAAATGCGAGAGGCAATAGTTCAACCTGATGCCAAGAAAAAATTTCAAACAGGCTCCCAACAGCTTTATAACTGGTTAATTAAACCAGTAGAAACAGACCTTAAAAATAGTGGAGTTACTACTTTAGTATTTATCCCAGATGGGTCACTGCGAAATATCCCAATGGCTGCATTGTATGATGGTAAAGACTATTTTGTACAGCATTACGCCGTCGCAATTAGCCCAGGGTTGCAATTATTTACACCAAAACCTTTAAAACAGAAAAAATTAAACGTCCTTGCTGGGGGTTTGTCTCAACCACCTCAAAACGAAAATTTTGCACCACTTCCCAAAGTCAAAGATGAACTAGATTTAATTCAGAAGTTAGGCATAACAAAAACCATACTTCTAGATCAAAATTTTAAAAGTACGACCTTAGAGAAAAAGATTAACGCCCAGCCTTTTAGAGTAATTCACTTAGCAACTCACGGGAAATTTAGCTCTAAAGCTAAAGACACTTTCATCCTTGCAGCAGATAAGCGCATTTATGTGAGGGAATTTGATAGCTTGCTCAAAAGTAGAGAGCAAAATCGCACAGAACCAGTTGAACTACTTGTTCTCAGTGCTTGTGAAACAGCAGCAGGAGATAACCGTGCAGCATTGGGATTAGCAGGAGTTGCTATTCGAGCAGGAGCGCGGAGTACTCTAGCATCTTTATGGCAAATTGGTGATGACTCTACAGCTTTATTTATTGGTGAATTCTACAGTCAGTTAACAACTGGCAGAGTCACAATAGCAGAGGCTTTACGCCTTGCTCAATTAAAGTTACTGAATGCTTCTGAATATAATCGTCCTATGTACTGGGCACCCTATGTACTGGTTGGCAATTGGCTGTAG
- a CDS encoding glycosyltransferase family 2 protein: MKFSVVITTYNRLSLLKRAINSALNQTITTEVVVADDCSFDGTQEYVNSLAQKLSLSGDYRLVYHRNEVNSGHSATVNAGIARASGDWVKFLDDDDYLAPNCLEEMARAIALHPQAALCSCIAAQVNEQEVELYRTPQIGPGLAFYIPQADIHYGMLLELLPFGTPVQVACRRDVFLQTGGWDSKFDANCDDIDSWIHIAKFGDAIFLNQCLAYRTMWQGAYNYKFSLSRRLDTNILMKEKIYAFVDEKHRFHVPELEDIKNYLKLHWSIVAIKQRNFQNLINILFPSIFSWKAWQLLFNAALARRFTHHNTHIRKYVLIEL; this comes from the coding sequence ATGAAATTTAGCGTCGTCATTACGACCTACAACCGCTTAAGTCTGCTCAAAAGAGCGATTAACTCTGCTTTGAACCAGACAATTACAACTGAAGTGGTTGTTGCCGATGATTGTTCTTTTGATGGCACGCAAGAGTATGTAAATAGTTTAGCCCAAAAGCTATCACTAAGTGGAGACTATCGTCTTGTCTACCATCGCAATGAGGTTAACTCTGGTCATTCGGCAACGGTAAATGCTGGGATTGCTAGGGCTAGCGGTGACTGGGTTAAATTTTTGGATGATGACGACTATCTTGCTCCCAATTGTCTCGAAGAAATGGCAAGGGCGATCGCACTTCATCCCCAAGCTGCCCTCTGTTCCTGCATAGCTGCCCAGGTGAATGAACAAGAAGTTGAACTCTATCGCACGCCGCAAATAGGCCCCGGCTTAGCTTTTTACATCCCACAAGCTGATATTCACTATGGTATGCTGCTAGAGCTTCTTCCCTTTGGCACGCCCGTACAAGTTGCTTGCCGTCGTGATGTGTTTTTGCAAACCGGCGGTTGGGATTCTAAATTTGATGCTAACTGTGATGATATTGATTCTTGGATTCACATTGCTAAGTTTGGCGATGCGATTTTCCTCAATCAGTGCCTTGCTTACCGAACCATGTGGCAAGGTGCTTACAATTACAAGTTTTCTCTATCTCGACGCTTAGATACGAATATCTTAATGAAGGAGAAGATTTACGCTTTCGTTGATGAAAAGCACCGCTTCCACGTCCCTGAGTTGGAGGATATTAAAAATTATTTAAAATTACATTGGTCTATAGTAGCTATTAAGCAAAGAAACTTCCAGAATTTGATTAATATATTATTTCCCTCTATATTTTCCTGGAAAGCTTGGCAGCTTTTGTTTAATGCTGCTTTAGCGCGTCGCTTCACTCACCATAACACTCATATTCGTAAATACGTGTTGATTGAGTTATAA
- a CDS encoding serine/threonine protein kinase, translated as MATLLNDRYQVIQVLGVGGFSETFLAEDTYLPSRRRCVIKQLKPITNDPKIYQKIQRRFEREATTLEYLGEGSNQIPKLYAYFSENGQFYLVQEWIEGQTLANIIKTQGSLCETAVTEILLSLLSVLDYVHSKGIIHRDIKPDNIILRSSNHKPVLIDFGAVKETIRSAVVNSPVSTTQSLVMGTPGYMPSEQFTGRPVYATDIYSLGLTAIYLLTGKHPRQLQTDPRTGEIIWQHYAPGVSPQLAMILNRAIKPQAGDRYTTASQMLHALQSATLSRQSPPYAPITSKQPLQGTDSPTQTPTTQPTLPPNPAPSTASLQTQPLSSQQNALATLVHSIPRNWQKPTWIFGSLIVAGLIGTVAIVSITRKPEFAHSPPSTIPTPLSESKTTNPTESPESPTSTSEEANTPAASPPKQQRSTLAPTPLKPQDTPVASAQPEQDNQTPTVFKPKNNEPRNQLPNTTNINQVPGFSPGILRSTVEATLGKPTHDSRGIWRNTRAVSYILVPNRIQLGYLFDRDSGKIRQTEIAFSQSVDLQVILKTLEGMLGGKLTEEIQQALMQVLQRRLDNFRFSVGFLKGQIVRQECGLIYISIWDSDLHDFVNPADAKKC; from the coding sequence ATGGCAACACTGCTGAACGATCGCTATCAAGTTATCCAGGTACTGGGTGTTGGTGGCTTTAGCGAAACATTTTTGGCAGAAGATACTTATCTACCTTCTCGCCGTCGTTGTGTGATTAAGCAACTCAAGCCGATCACAAATGACCCAAAAATTTACCAAAAAATTCAACGACGATTTGAACGGGAAGCAACTACTTTAGAGTATCTGGGCGAGGGTAGTAACCAAATTCCTAAACTCTATGCCTACTTTTCTGAGAATGGGCAGTTTTACCTCGTCCAGGAATGGATTGAAGGTCAAACCCTGGCAAATATTATTAAAACTCAAGGCTCACTCTGTGAAACAGCAGTCACGGAAATTTTACTGAGTTTGCTGTCTGTTTTGGATTATGTCCATAGTAAAGGCATCATCCACCGGGATATTAAGCCAGATAACATCATTCTCCGCTCGTCCAATCACAAGCCAGTGTTGATTGATTTCGGTGCAGTCAAGGAAACGATACGTTCGGCAGTAGTGAATTCTCCAGTATCCACCACTCAATCTCTGGTGATGGGCACACCAGGGTATATGCCTAGCGAGCAATTCACGGGACGCCCAGTTTACGCCACTGACATTTATAGTTTAGGCTTGACAGCGATTTATCTGCTGACTGGCAAACACCCACGACAGCTACAAACCGATCCGCGAACAGGGGAAATAATTTGGCAGCATTATGCTCCTGGGGTTTCACCGCAATTGGCGATGATACTGAATCGGGCAATTAAGCCCCAAGCTGGCGATCGCTACACTACCGCTAGCCAAATGCTACATGCTTTGCAGTCTGCTACTCTCTCACGCCAATCACCACCATATGCGCCCATAACATCAAAGCAACCTCTGCAAGGTACTGACTCCCCTACACAAACGCCTACAACTCAACCCACACTACCTCCAAATCCTGCTCCTAGTACAGCATCCCTACAAACGCAGCCATTATCTTCTCAGCAAAATGCTCTAGCTACCCTTGTGCATTCCATTCCCAGAAATTGGCAAAAGCCTACTTGGATTTTTGGTAGTTTAATTGTGGCTGGTTTGATTGGTACGGTAGCGATTGTTAGTATTACCCGCAAACCAGAGTTTGCACACTCGCCACCATCGACCATACCCACACCGCTTTCAGAATCTAAAACCACAAATCCCACAGAGTCGCCAGAATCCCCAACTTCTACTTCTGAGGAAGCTAATACGCCTGCGGCTTCACCACCAAAGCAGCAGCGATCAACTCTTGCACCTACTCCACTAAAACCTCAAGATACTCCTGTAGCATCAGCACAACCAGAACAAGACAATCAAACCCCCACAGTTTTTAAACCAAAAAACAACGAGCCTCGCAATCAACTACCTAACACTACCAACATCAATCAAGTTCCGGGATTTTCTCCAGGTATACTAAGAAGTACTGTAGAAGCAACCCTTGGCAAGCCAACTCACGATTCAAGGGGTATTTGGCGCAATACTCGCGCTGTTAGTTATATATTAGTGCCAAATCGAATCCAGCTTGGCTACTTATTTGACCGTGATTCTGGAAAGATTCGCCAAACCGAGATAGCTTTTTCCCAATCTGTAGACCTTCAGGTGATACTGAAAACTTTGGAGGGAATGTTAGGTGGTAAATTAACTGAAGAAATTCAGCAGGCACTCATGCAAGTCCTACAGCGACGCTTGGATAATTTCCGTTTTAGTGTAGGTTTTTTGAAGGGTCAGATTGTGCGTCAAGAATGCGGTCTTATTTATATCAGTATATGGGATTCAGATTTACATGATTTTGTGAATCCTGCGGATGCTAAAAAGTGTTAA
- a CDS encoding site-specific integrase: protein MVENRRFTTGAFQLKRPKIKKPPLHKVRPPKVTVEVIGKTIRLRFTYNKKQLAFYVGLKDNDWNRRKAQKIANIIARDIKNNNFDESLARYKEPQYTVEILDLEQLFIRFIEHKSNEVAVGTLHKYTALLGQIVTVGIGDRLPDELTESDIQKLVKHLSSSCDLRNVKERLFLVRACLRWAEIENIHLQVAIEAIKPHPKQPANPFSKDEIRRILEAVEQTNPHYIHFVKFLFLTGARTGEARALKCRHITESYIWFGECLTHRENRPAKNYKARTFPITEPINLLLEQMHRGGDNDYVFQTVTGKPIHETIFATDVWKPALEKANVPYRRPYNCRHTFISHCLAAGMTPIEVARLVGNSPAVIFQNYANIIAPPNVPQYF from the coding sequence GTGGTTGAAAATCGAAGATTTACAACTGGGGCTTTCCAGCTTAAACGACCCAAAATCAAAAAACCGCCGTTGCACAAGGTGCGACCACCAAAAGTAACTGTTGAAGTTATAGGTAAAACAATCCGACTACGATTTACCTACAACAAAAAACAACTAGCTTTTTATGTTGGATTAAAAGACAACGACTGGAATCGCAGAAAAGCCCAAAAGATAGCCAACATAATAGCTAGAGATATAAAAAATAATAATTTTGATGAATCTTTAGCCAGATATAAAGAACCACAATATACGGTAGAGATTCTGGATTTAGAACAACTATTCATCAGATTTATAGAACACAAATCTAATGAAGTGGCTGTTGGTACACTTCATAAGTACACAGCTTTACTGGGGCAAATAGTTACTGTTGGAATTGGCGATCGCTTACCAGATGAATTAACAGAATCAGATATCCAGAAACTAGTAAAACATTTGAGTTCAAGCTGTGACCTGAGAAATGTAAAAGAAAGATTGTTTTTAGTACGAGCCTGCTTGAGGTGGGCAGAGATTGAAAATATTCATTTACAGGTAGCTATAGAAGCCATTAAGCCACATCCGAAGCAACCAGCTAACCCTTTTAGTAAAGATGAAATCAGAAGGATTCTAGAAGCTGTAGAGCAGACTAATCCCCACTACATTCACTTTGTTAAATTCCTATTTCTGACTGGTGCTAGAACCGGAGAAGCTAGAGCGCTTAAGTGCAGACACATAACCGAATCATACATATGGTTTGGCGAATGCTTGACACATAGGGAAAATAGACCAGCCAAAAATTACAAAGCTCGAACTTTCCCTATCACCGAACCTATAAATTTATTGCTGGAACAAATGCATCGAGGTGGGGATAATGATTATGTTTTTCAAACAGTAACAGGTAAACCAATTCATGAAACTATCTTTGCAACTGATGTTTGGAAACCTGCTTTAGAGAAAGCTAATGTACCTTATCGTAGACCCTACAATTGCCGACATACCTTTATTTCTCATTGCCTTGCGGCTGGGATGACACCTATTGAAGTCGCTCGACTTGTTGGGAATTCTCCTGCTGTTATTTTTCAAAACTACGCGAATATAATCGCTCCTCCTAATGTTCCCCAATACTTTTGA
- the secE gene encoding preprotein translocase subunit SecE produces the protein MAKKNEAEMQETNNGFSLANFFQGIKEEFEKVVWPSRKQLVSESAAVLLMVSLSASLIFLVDKFFTWAAQQVFG, from the coding sequence GTGGCCAAAAAAAATGAAGCAGAAATGCAAGAGACTAACAATGGGTTTAGCTTGGCAAACTTCTTTCAGGGAATCAAAGAAGAGTTTGAAAAAGTGGTTTGGCCAAGTCGAAAACAGCTAGTGAGTGAATCAGCAGCTGTATTGTTAATGGTGTCACTCTCCGCATCTTTGATTTTCTTGGTCGATAAATTCTTTACTTGGGCAGCACAACAGGTGTTCGGATGA
- the rplK gene encoding 50S ribosomal protein L11: MAKKVVAVIKLALNAGKANPAPPVGPALGQHGVNIMMFCKEYNAKTADQAGTVIPVEISVYEDRSFTFVLKTPPASVLITKAAKIDKGSSEPNKKKVGSITQEQLRQIAQTKMPDLNANDIEAAMKIIAGTAKNMGVTVTD; encoded by the coding sequence ATGGCGAAAAAAGTAGTAGCGGTCATTAAACTGGCCCTAAATGCTGGGAAAGCCAACCCAGCACCGCCAGTGGGGCCCGCCTTGGGTCAGCACGGCGTCAATATCATGATGTTCTGCAAAGAGTACAACGCCAAAACAGCAGACCAAGCTGGCACGGTGATACCAGTAGAAATTTCGGTCTATGAAGACCGGAGTTTTACTTTTGTACTGAAGACTCCACCGGCATCGGTACTAATTACCAAAGCAGCGAAAATAGACAAAGGCTCCAGCGAACCCAACAAAAAGAAAGTTGGATCGATTACACAGGAGCAACTGCGGCAAATAGCTCAAACTAAAATGCCTGACCTCAATGCCAATGATATTGAAGCGGCAATGAAAATTATTGCAGGCACTGCCAAAAATATGGGCGTAACTGTAACAGATTAA
- the rplL gene encoding 50S ribosomal protein L7/L12 — protein MSTATDEILEKLKSLTLLEAAELVKQIEEAFGVSAAAPAGGMMMMAAPGAAPAAAEPVEEKTEFDVILESVPADKKIAVLKIVRELTGLGLKEAKDLVESAPKPVKEAIAKEAAEDAKKRIEEAGGKVTVK, from the coding sequence ATGTCTACTGCAACTGATGAAATTTTGGAAAAATTAAAATCTCTGACTTTGCTGGAAGCAGCTGAGTTGGTGAAGCAAATTGAAGAAGCTTTCGGCGTTAGTGCTGCTGCGCCCGCTGGTGGCATGATGATGATGGCTGCACCTGGTGCTGCACCTGCTGCTGCTGAACCCGTAGAAGAGAAGACCGAATTTGACGTGATTCTCGAATCTGTCCCAGCTGATAAGAAGATTGCTGTACTGAAGATAGTACGGGAATTGACCGGTTTGGGTCTCAAAGAAGCAAAAGACTTGGTAGAATCTGCACCCAAGCCAGTTAAGGAAGCTATTGCCAAGGAAGCTGCTGAAGACGCTAAGAAGCGTATAGAAGAAGCTGGCGGTAAGGTAACTGTGAAGTAG
- the rplS gene encoding 50S ribosomal protein L19, protein MNAQEIIRSIEAEQLKSNLPLIYVGDTVKVGVKIKEGDKYRVQPYEGVVIAKRNGGINETITVRRVFQGVGVERVFLLHSPRIDSIKVIRRGKVRRAKLYYLRNRVGKATRIKQRFDRAL, encoded by the coding sequence ATGAACGCTCAAGAGATCATCCGCTCTATTGAAGCGGAACAGCTAAAATCTAATCTGCCCCTAATATATGTGGGCGATACTGTGAAAGTCGGAGTAAAAATCAAGGAAGGAGATAAGTACCGCGTACAACCCTACGAAGGAGTTGTGATTGCTAAACGCAATGGTGGTATTAATGAAACAATTACAGTCCGCCGCGTATTTCAGGGCGTCGGCGTCGAGCGAGTGTTTCTTCTTCACTCACCCCGAATTGACAGCATCAAAGTCATACGTCGTGGTAAAGTACGGCGTGCTAAACTTTATTATCTACGCAACCGCGTTGGCAAAGCTACCCGGATTAAGCAACGCTTTGACCGTGCTTTGTGA